From Tripterygium wilfordii isolate XIE 37 chromosome 16, ASM1340144v1, whole genome shotgun sequence, one genomic window encodes:
- the LOC119981427 gene encoding two-component response regulator-like APRR2 → MVCTANDLSAWKDFPKGLRVLLLDEDSTSAAEIKSKLEAMDYIVFTFCNEKEALSAISSKQESFHVAIVEVSTSNSDGSFKFLEAAKDLPTIMTSNIHCLGTMMKCIALGAVEFLGKPLSDDKLKNIWQHVVHKAFNAKGSVISESLKPVKQPVVSMMQLQLENGEANEDRSEKTVDVSLENENELEQSAESFKYPAPLTPQLKQGGRFVDDEDCQDQTNSLMRKENGEQDGEIKSVETTCGNSVVEETLIVSEPQSSGEIVIKEETDLADGANNEGNLCPDLQNKDNLDISNGGTESSSKATHSVSGIKASRKKMKVDWTPELHRKFVEAVEQLGIDQAIPSRILELMKVEGLTRHNVASHLQKYRIQRKHILPKDDDRRWPHQKDQMQRNYRFYKPIMAFPTYHSNPALPAGPVFHVWGAPNTHPAPVPMWGGYPPWPPTDSWQWEAYPGLHADAWGCPVMPPTHTHSPSLPHQNTSGFYNAGAVNGYGMPQNSFEHHPAEEIVDEAVKEAISKPWLPLPLGLKPPSTECVLAELSRQGISSIPPNINSSNSC, encoded by the exons ATGGTTTGCACTGCTAATGATTTATCAGCATGGAAAGATTTCCCAAAAGGCCTCAGGGTCCTTCTTCTTGATGAGGACAGCACTTCGGCTGCCGAGATTAAGTCAAAACTAGAAGCTATGGACTATATTG TTTTTACTTTCTGCAATGAGAAAGAAGCTCtgtctgcaatttcaagcaaacaaGAAAGCTTCCATGTTGCCATTGTGGAG GTGAGTACAAGCAATAGCGATGGGAGTTTCAAGTTTCTTGAAGCTGCCAAGGACTTGCCAACCATTA TGACGTCAAACATTCATTGTCTAGGCACCATGATGAAGTGCATAGCG CTTGGTGCAGTTGAATTTCTTGGGAAACCTCTCTCCGATGACAAACTAAAGAACATATGGCAGCATGTCGTTCATAAG GCGTTCAATGCAAAGGGGAGTGTCATCTCAGAATCGCTAAAACCTGTCAAGCAGCCGGTGGTCTCTATGATGCAGCTTCAACTGGAGAATGGAGAAGCCAATGAAGATAGGTCAGAAAAAACAGTAGATGTGTCTctggaaaatgaaaatgagcTAGAGCAGTCAGCTGAGAGCTTTAAGTATCCAGCTCCATTAACCCCACAATTAAAACAAGGAGGAAGATTTGTGGATGATGAGGATTGCCAAGATCAAACTAATAGCTTAATGAGAAAGGAGAACGGGGAGCAAGATGGGGAAATTAAATCTGTCGAAACTACTTGTGGAAATTCAGTGGTTGAAGAGACTCTAATTGTGAGCGAACCACAGAGTTCAGGAGAGATTGTGATCAAAGAGGAGACTGACTTGGCTGATGGTGCTAACAATGAGGGTAATCTGTGCCCAGACCTGCAAAATAAAGACAATCTTGACATTTCTAATGGAGGGACTGAAAGCTCTAGTAAAGCTACCCATAGTGTCTCTGGGATTAAGGCTAGccgaaagaagatgaag GTAGACTGGACGCCAGAACTGCATAGAAAGTTTGTCGAAGCAGTGGAGCAGCTAGGTATAGATCAAGCGATACCCTCTCGAATTCTAGAGCTGATGAAAGTGGAAGGCTTGACAAGACATAATGTAGCAAGTCATCTCCAG AAATATCGAATACAAAGGAAGCACATCTTGCCGAAGGACGACGACCGGAGATGGCCACATCAAAAAGATCAAATGCAAAGAAATTACCGTTTCTATAAACCTATCATGGCTTTCCCAACATACCATTCTAATCCTGCTCTTCCGGCTGGTCCAGTTTTCCACGTGTGGGGAGCTCCTAATACTCACCCGGCACCTGTTCCAATGTGGGGTGGCTATCCCCCGTGGCCACCGACAGATAGTTGGCAGTGGGAGGCTTATCCTGGG TTGCATGCTGACGCTTGGGGTTGCCCTGTGATGCCACCAACTCATACCCATTCTCCTTCCTTGCCTCATCAG AATACATCTGGTTTTTACAATGCTGGTGCTGTCAATGGCTATGGCATGCCTCAAAATTCTTTCGAACATCACCCG GCCGAGGAAATAGTTGACGAGGCTGTGAAAGAGGCAATAAGCAAGCCATGGCTACCCCTGCCTTTAGGCCTAAAGCCTCCTTCCACTGAGTGTGTCCTGGCTGAGCTTTCCAGGCAAGGCATCTCCTCCATCCCTCCCAACATCAACAGCTCTAATTCTTGCTGA